In a single window of the Pseudogemmatithrix spongiicola genome:
- a CDS encoding Hsp20/alpha crystallin family protein, which produces MSPLMKDAPVSPPREFATMRNRLRRFFEEPFGLEFPVGPAFERRFNAMAWSPAVEASETPTEYVITAELPGISMENIEINMADGVLALKGKKEEERRSEDKERTYHLWEREYGMFERTFRFPLEVAEEKVSAEFANGVLTVRVPKLQQQKAPPRTVPIAKK; this is translated from the coding sequence ATGTCACCACTCATGAAGGACGCGCCCGTGTCGCCGCCCCGGGAGTTTGCGACGATGCGGAACCGCCTCCGCCGGTTCTTCGAGGAGCCCTTCGGGCTCGAGTTCCCGGTCGGCCCGGCGTTCGAACGCCGGTTCAACGCGATGGCCTGGTCACCGGCCGTCGAGGCTTCGGAGACTCCGACGGAGTACGTGATCACCGCCGAGTTGCCCGGCATTTCGATGGAGAACATCGAGATCAACATGGCGGATGGCGTGCTCGCGCTGAAGGGCAAGAAGGAGGAGGAGCGCCGCTCCGAGGACAAGGAGCGCACCTACCACCTCTGGGAGCGTGAGTACGGGATGTTCGAGCGGACGTTCCGGTTCCCGCTCGAGGTCGCGGAGGAGAAGGTCTCCGCGGAGTTCGCGAATGGCGTGCTGACGGTTCGCGTGCCGAAACTGCAACAGCAGAAGGCCCCGCCACGCACGGTGCCGATCGCGAAGAAGTGA
- a CDS encoding gluconate 2-dehydrogenase subunit 3 family protein: MSEMNRRDMLASIAAGAAALSIPREGLEAAAAHAHEAVAAEEQAQQQGQQPAAYVPKQFTADEYRLVRLLVDYVIPRDARSGSATQAGVPQFMDFILGEYPGNRTWMKDGIAWVNAECRRRFGQGFISCNDAQRRELLDAIAYPRRAREQDRPVVEFFNRFRNLTSSGFWTSRMGIADLGYIGNRPVMEWVGTPPNVLAWLERSKPS; this comes from the coding sequence ATGAGCGAGATGAACCGTCGCGACATGCTCGCGTCCATCGCGGCCGGAGCGGCTGCGCTGTCGATCCCCCGCGAAGGCCTCGAAGCCGCCGCCGCGCACGCGCACGAGGCCGTGGCCGCCGAGGAGCAGGCGCAGCAGCAGGGGCAGCAGCCAGCGGCGTACGTGCCGAAGCAGTTCACCGCGGACGAGTACCGCCTCGTGCGCCTGCTCGTGGACTACGTGATTCCCCGCGACGCGCGCTCGGGCTCGGCCACGCAGGCCGGCGTGCCACAGTTCATGGATTTCATCCTGGGCGAGTATCCCGGGAACCGCACGTGGATGAAGGACGGCATCGCGTGGGTGAACGCCGAGTGCCGTCGGCGCTTCGGGCAGGGATTCATCTCCTGCAACGATGCGCAGCGGCGAGAGCTGCTCGACGCGATCGCCTATCCGCGACGGGCGCGGGAGCAGGATCGGCCGGTGGTGGAGTTCTTCAATCGCTTCCGCAACCTCACGTCGAGCGGGTTCTGGACGAGCCGCATGGGCATTGCGGACCTCGGGTATATCGGCAACCGACCGGTGATGGAATGGGTGGGCACACCGCCGAACGTGCTCGCGTGGCTCGAGCGGAGCAAGCCGTCGTGA
- a CDS encoding M20/M25/M40 family metallo-hydrolase encodes MSLRHVCGTVLLGAVLVAPSHLPSQSPPMAPSAALARELLAEMVAARTLDTGNTTPLAESLARRFRSAGFPTADVMVVGAGPSNRNLVVRFRGRDSTRAPILFLAHLDVVDAEPQRWRTDPWTLTERDGMLWGRGVLDDKGPAATIAAAFLEAKAAGFTPQRDLVMALTAGEESGVDNGVQWLVANRPDLVRAEYVVNADGGGGEMENGRRIAFNVQAAEKVYLDLTLTVKGPGGHSSMPDGPNPIERLSNGIARLARHEFPVNITPVVRSYLAQRAPMTPGELGRAMAALGRNPQDFTAARTLSATATTNALIRTTCITTLMSGGTAPNAIPATATANVNCRVIPGERQEHIVEAIRQAIADPTVEIAVREPMKPSEPSLMGPELRAVLESTITDLYGRLPVITYMEMGATDGLYLRYAGIPVFGIIGLFAPNDILASLHGNDERVPVEAYARSAEFMRRLVRALGTR; translated from the coding sequence GTGAGCTTGCGGCACGTCTGCGGCACCGTCCTCCTGGGTGCGGTGCTCGTCGCCCCAAGTCACCTGCCGAGCCAATCGCCGCCGATGGCGCCGTCGGCCGCGCTCGCCCGCGAACTCCTCGCCGAGATGGTCGCCGCACGTACGCTTGACACCGGCAACACCACGCCGCTCGCCGAGTCCCTCGCCCGCCGCTTCCGCAGCGCCGGCTTCCCCACGGCCGACGTCATGGTCGTCGGCGCCGGCCCCAGCAACCGCAACTTGGTCGTCCGCTTCCGCGGCCGCGACAGCACCCGCGCCCCCATCCTCTTCCTCGCGCACCTCGACGTCGTCGACGCCGAGCCGCAGCGCTGGCGCACCGACCCGTGGACGCTCACCGAGCGCGACGGCATGCTCTGGGGCCGCGGCGTCCTCGACGACAAGGGCCCGGCGGCGACCATTGCCGCCGCCTTCCTCGAGGCGAAGGCCGCAGGCTTCACACCGCAGCGCGACCTCGTCATGGCCCTCACCGCCGGCGAGGAGAGCGGCGTCGACAACGGCGTGCAATGGCTGGTCGCGAATCGCCCGGACCTCGTGCGCGCCGAGTACGTGGTGAACGCCGACGGCGGGGGCGGCGAGATGGAGAACGGTCGCCGCATCGCCTTCAACGTGCAGGCGGCGGAAAAGGTCTACCTCGACCTGACGCTCACGGTGAAGGGGCCCGGCGGCCACTCGTCGATGCCCGACGGCCCGAATCCGATCGAACGCCTCAGCAACGGCATCGCGCGCCTCGCGCGGCACGAGTTCCCGGTGAACATCACGCCGGTCGTGCGCAGCTACCTCGCGCAGCGCGCCCCGATGACGCCCGGCGAGCTGGGGCGGGCAATGGCTGCCCTCGGACGCAATCCGCAGGACTTCACGGCGGCGCGCACGCTCAGCGCCACGGCCACGACCAACGCCCTGATCCGCACGACCTGCATCACGACGCTCATGAGTGGCGGGACCGCACCGAACGCCATCCCCGCGACGGCAACCGCGAACGTGAACTGCCGCGTCATTCCCGGAGAGCGTCAGGAACACATCGTCGAGGCCATCCGCCAAGCCATCGCCGATCCGACCGTCGAGATCGCCGTGCGCGAACCGATGAAGCCCAGCGAGCCGAGCCTCATGGGTCCGGAACTCCGCGCCGTGCTCGAGAGCACCATCACCGACCTCTACGGCCGCCTGCCCGTCATCACCTACATGGAGATGGGCGCTACCGACGGACTCTATTTGCGCTACGCGGGCATCCCGGTATTCGGGATCATCGGGCTCTTCGCGCCCAACGACATTCTCGCCTCACTGCACGGCAATGACGAACGCGTACCCGTTGAGGCTTACGCGCGGTCCGCAGAGTTCATGCGGCGTTTGGTGCGGGCCCTCGGCACGCGCTGA
- a CDS encoding alpha/beta hydrolase family protein: MPRLRWSRLALAIAFVPTLLAAQQRRQAPPADRLTIADYLAWEDVSNPQLSPDGRQIIYTRSWIDGVNDRRKSALWIMDADGARQRFLVEGSGAVWSPDGTRIAYLADGEPSGSQIYVRWMDAEGATSQVTRLTESPSGVQWSPDGQSLSFHALVPKREQWALDLPPAPRGARWTEPPRVVTSVQYRRDRQGFIPEGSTQLFVVSANGGAPRQVTSGDWNHTNGVWTPDGKSLLFSGNRVPDAEYSWRQSDIYKVDVASGTITQLTRRNGPDGNPVPSPDGRYIAYTGYDSTDATWQDAALYVMNADGSGARALTADLDRSPAELMWDAQSRGIYFQADDRGTRQLHYVPLTGARRQLTQGAHMLNITDFRGGVMVGTRTTSAEPNNIVKLNVTTPQTVATLTQVNAQLLAGKKLATTEEIWYTSTDGLRIQGWIVKPPDFDPTKKYPLMLEIHGGPHAMYNVGFSFARQDHAAHGYVMLYTNPRGSTGYGSAFGNAIKNAYPGKDYDDLMAGVDSVIGRGYIDTRRMYVFGCSGGGVLTSWIVGHTDRFAAASANCPVTNWFSFVGTTDGASWYRNFEKFPWEDPSEHLRRSPIMYVGNVKTPTMLMTGVNDLRTPMGQTEEYYEALKVLRVPTAMIRFNNEWHGTSSTPSNFLRTQAYLRSWFERWPESPRM; the protein is encoded by the coding sequence ATGCCACGCCTCCGCTGGTCCCGCCTCGCCCTCGCGATCGCCTTCGTGCCGACGCTCCTCGCGGCACAGCAGCGTCGCCAGGCCCCGCCCGCCGATCGCCTCACCATCGCCGACTATCTCGCATGGGAGGACGTCAGCAACCCGCAGCTCTCCCCCGACGGTCGGCAGATCATCTACACGCGCAGCTGGATCGACGGCGTGAACGACCGTCGCAAGTCGGCGCTGTGGATCATGGACGCCGACGGCGCGCGGCAGCGCTTCCTGGTCGAGGGCTCCGGTGCCGTGTGGTCGCCCGACGGCACGCGCATCGCTTATCTCGCGGATGGCGAGCCGAGCGGCAGCCAGATCTACGTGCGCTGGATGGACGCCGAGGGCGCGACGTCGCAGGTGACGCGCCTGACGGAGAGCCCGAGCGGCGTGCAGTGGTCGCCTGACGGCCAGTCGCTGAGCTTCCACGCGCTGGTCCCGAAGCGCGAGCAGTGGGCGCTGGACCTGCCGCCGGCGCCGCGCGGCGCGCGCTGGACCGAACCGCCGCGCGTGGTCACGTCGGTGCAGTACCGCCGCGACCGCCAGGGTTTCATCCCCGAGGGCAGCACGCAGCTCTTCGTGGTCTCGGCCAACGGCGGCGCGCCGCGGCAGGTCACCAGCGGCGACTGGAACCACACGAACGGCGTCTGGACGCCGGACGGCAAGTCGCTGCTCTTCAGCGGCAACCGGGTGCCGGACGCCGAGTACAGCTGGCGGCAGTCGGACATCTATAAGGTAGACGTGGCGAGCGGTACGATCACGCAGCTGACGCGGCGTAACGGCCCGGACGGTAATCCGGTGCCCTCGCCGGACGGTCGCTACATCGCATACACCGGCTACGACTCCACCGATGCGACCTGGCAGGACGCCGCGCTCTACGTGATGAACGCCGATGGCAGCGGCGCGCGCGCCCTCACCGCGGACCTCGACCGCTCGCCTGCGGAACTGATGTGGGACGCGCAGTCGCGCGGCATCTACTTCCAGGCCGACGACCGCGGCACGCGGCAGCTGCACTATGTGCCGCTCACGGGCGCGCGCCGGCAGCTGACGCAGGGCGCGCACATGCTGAACATCACGGACTTCCGCGGTGGCGTCATGGTCGGCACGCGCACGACGTCCGCCGAGCCGAACAACATCGTGAAGCTCAACGTGACCACGCCGCAGACGGTGGCCACGCTCACGCAGGTGAACGCGCAGTTGCTGGCCGGCAAGAAGCTCGCGACCACGGAGGAGATCTGGTACACCTCCACGGACGGCCTGCGCATCCAGGGCTGGATCGTGAAGCCGCCCGACTTCGACCCGACCAAGAAGTACCCGCTGATGCTCGAGATCCACGGCGGCCCGCACGCGATGTACAACGTCGGCTTCAGCTTCGCGCGGCAGGATCACGCGGCCCACGGCTACGTGATGCTCTACACCAACCCGCGCGGCTCCACCGGCTACGGCTCGGCGTTCGGCAACGCCATCAAGAACGCGTATCCCGGCAAGGACTACGATGACCTGATGGCCGGCGTGGACTCGGTGATCGGCCGCGGCTACATCGACACGCGGCGCATGTACGTGTTCGGCTGCTCGGGCGGCGGCGTGCTCACGAGCTGGATCGTCGGCCACACCGATCGTTTCGCGGCGGCGAGCGCCAACTGCCCCGTGACCAACTGGTTCAGCTTCGTCGGCACCACCGACGGTGCGAGCTGGTACCGCAACTTCGAGAAGTTCCCCTGGGAAGACCCCAGCGAGCACCTGCGCCGTTCGCCGATCATGTACGTCGGCAACGTGAAGACGCCGACCATGCTGATGACTGGCGTGAACGACCTGCGCACGCCGATGGGCCAGACCGAGGAGTACTACGAGGCGCTCAAGGTGCTGCGCGTGCCGACGGCGATGATTCGCTTCAACAACGAGTGGCACGGCACCAGCTCGACGCCGTCGAACTTCCTGCGCACGCAGGCGTACCTGCGCAGCTGGTTCGAACGCTGGCCGGAGTCGCCGCGGATGTAG
- a CDS encoding FAD-dependent oxidoreductase, with product MVQTPTRPPQQSREPYDVVIVGSGAGGGMAAYELTKAGARVALLEAGGHWDNTSSQYSAMLKMPYDSPRRGASTPDRPFGEWDANIGGWQIPGEPYTKAEGTKFDWWRARMLGGRTNHWGRISLRFGPDDFRRKSLDGMGDDWPITYDDLKPWYDEVDRLIGIFGSVEGLPNEPDGIFHAPPAPRYYERRVKEACDRMQITCIPARLSIITKPHNGRAPCHYCGQCNRGCMTNSNFSSPNVLIFPALRTGRLTLVTNAMAREVSTGEDGRATGVHYIDKTTGEDKHIRGKIVVLAASALETSRILMNSKSSRHPQGLANASGVLGKYITDTTGTDVAGFIPSLVDVPRHNADGVGGNHIMMPWWLDNKKLDFPRGYHIEVWGGLGMPTYGFMGGIERYPEGGGYGTDLKQQYRKYWGATVGFSGRGEMIPNDKSFCELDPTVTDKWGIPVLRFHWEWRDTEYLQVKHMQETFRAIIAEMGGEVWSNMPTREQGYGIANGGAIIHELGGARMGASERDSALNSNCQAWDCENLFVADGAPFVSQADKNPTWTIMALSMRTSAYITQQRRAGRL from the coding sequence ATGGTCCAGACTCCGACACGCCCTCCCCAGCAGTCGCGCGAGCCCTACGACGTCGTCATCGTCGGCTCCGGCGCCGGCGGCGGCATGGCCGCCTACGAACTCACCAAGGCCGGCGCGCGCGTCGCGCTCCTCGAAGCCGGCGGCCACTGGGACAACACGAGCAGCCAGTACTCGGCCATGCTCAAGATGCCCTATGATTCGCCCCGCCGCGGGGCCTCCACCCCGGACCGCCCCTTCGGTGAGTGGGACGCGAACATCGGTGGCTGGCAGATCCCCGGCGAGCCGTACACCAAAGCCGAAGGCACCAAGTTCGACTGGTGGCGTGCCCGCATGCTCGGCGGCCGCACGAATCACTGGGGCCGCATCTCGCTGCGCTTCGGGCCCGATGACTTCCGCCGCAAGTCGCTCGACGGCATGGGCGACGACTGGCCCATCACGTACGATGACCTCAAGCCCTGGTACGACGAGGTGGATCGCCTGATCGGCATCTTCGGTTCGGTCGAGGGCCTGCCGAACGAACCCGACGGCATCTTCCACGCGCCGCCGGCCCCGCGTTACTACGAGCGCCGCGTCAAGGAAGCCTGCGACCGGATGCAGATCACTTGCATCCCCGCGCGACTCTCGATCATCACCAAGCCGCACAACGGACGCGCGCCCTGCCACTACTGCGGCCAGTGCAACCGCGGCTGCATGACGAACTCGAACTTCAGTTCGCCCAACGTGCTGATCTTCCCCGCCCTGCGTACCGGGCGGCTCACGCTGGTCACCAACGCGATGGCCCGCGAGGTCAGCACCGGCGAGGACGGCCGCGCGACGGGCGTGCACTACATCGACAAGACTACGGGCGAAGACAAGCACATCCGAGGCAAGATCGTCGTGCTCGCGGCCAGCGCGCTCGAGACCTCGCGCATCCTGATGAACTCCAAGTCCTCGCGGCATCCGCAGGGCTTGGCCAACGCCAGCGGCGTGCTCGGCAAGTACATCACCGACACCACGGGCACGGACGTCGCCGGCTTCATCCCCTCGCTGGTGGATGTGCCGCGCCACAACGCCGACGGCGTGGGCGGCAATCACATCATGATGCCGTGGTGGCTCGACAACAAGAAGTTGGATTTCCCCCGCGGCTATCACATCGAAGTCTGGGGCGGGCTGGGCATGCCGACCTACGGCTTCATGGGTGGCATCGAGCGCTATCCGGAGGGCGGCGGCTACGGCACCGACCTCAAGCAGCAGTACCGCAAGTACTGGGGCGCGACGGTCGGCTTCTCCGGCCGCGGCGAGATGATCCCCAACGACAAGTCGTTCTGCGAGCTGGATCCCACGGTCACCGACAAGTGGGGCATCCCGGTGCTGCGTTTCCACTGGGAGTGGCGCGACACCGAGTACCTCCAGGTGAAGCACATGCAGGAGACGTTCCGCGCAATCATCGCCGAGATGGGCGGCGAAGTGTGGAGCAACATGCCGACGCGCGAACAGGGCTACGGCATCGCCAACGGCGGCGCGATCATCCACGAACTCGGCGGCGCGCGCATGGGCGCCTCCGAGCGCGACTCGGCGCTCAACAGCAACTGCCAGGCCTGGGACTGCGAGAACCTGTTCGTCGCCGATGGCGCGCCATTCGTGAGCCAGGCGGACAAGAATCCCACGTGGACCATCATGGCGCTGTCGATGCGGACCAGCGCCTACATCACGCAGCAGCGCCGTGCGGGGAGACTCTGA
- a CDS encoding cytochrome C oxidase subunit II — protein sequence MLTKVHTGLDPVPGVWWKPAHKSEKIWVGIAFVWCMILFAMMPLWHWKGGQNPSGIRRKVDPQAFYARTVAFAAQHQIGDDRGVPIVAPPPGSDIYLTAMAYQWYPILQLEKDKEYTLHLSALDVNHGFSLYPLNVNFQVIPGYDYGLRVTPTASGDFRIICNEFCGIGHHTMVGRMIVVDEQGAVVADNESASVHGEDRK from the coding sequence ATGCTCACCAAAGTGCACACGGGACTCGATCCCGTCCCCGGCGTGTGGTGGAAGCCGGCCCACAAGTCCGAGAAGATCTGGGTCGGCATCGCCTTCGTGTGGTGCATGATCCTCTTCGCGATGATGCCGCTCTGGCACTGGAAGGGCGGCCAGAACCCGTCGGGCATCCGTCGCAAGGTCGATCCGCAGGCGTTCTACGCGCGCACCGTCGCCTTCGCCGCGCAGCACCAGATCGGCGATGACCGCGGCGTGCCGATCGTCGCGCCGCCGCCGGGCTCCGACATCTACCTCACGGCGATGGCCTACCAGTGGTATCCGATCCTGCAGCTGGAGAAGGACAAGGAGTACACGCTGCACCTCTCCGCGCTGGACGTGAACCACGGCTTCAGCCTGTATCCGCTCAACGTGAACTTCCAGGTGATTCCGGGCTACGATTACGGCCTGCGCGTGACGCCGACGGCGAGCGGTGACTTCCGCATCATCTGCAACGAGTTCTGCGGCATCGGGCACCACACGATGGTGGGCCGGATGATCGTCGTGGACGAACAGGGCGCCGTCGTCGCCGACAACGAGTCGGCGAGCGTGCACGGGGAGGACCGGAAATGA
- a CDS encoding hydrogenase iron-sulfur subunit — protein MILRHLERATRRSLRVADAAMHRVAVWRLNPLHQSGTIAAYLLAVLTVTGLYLILFYRVGAPAASVQRIAADPWLGSWMRSVHRYATDLFLVAAVIHGLRVFGQARSWGPRARAWISGVALVGIGLACAWTGFVMAWDSFGQRVALAGARLFDVLPVLSEPVSRIFAGDRAMPSAFFFLNLFVHIGLPLGMGIGLWLHVSKVARPMLAPPRALRWGLALGLIALAVAMPAPLGPAADALRVPATTPLNFSTAWWIPLAESRPPLLVWGATVLLLAVAVSVPWLTRRPREGSFAPSVVDPRLCTGCDQCTQDCPWGAITMVPRTDNRPTLVALVDPALCVSCGICAASCAPMGVGPEGRTGRHQLVDVRSALLPQLRALGNGPRIVAVYCGQTDMALRAHLRHAGATLHEVPCIGTLHTSVIELLLRQGAAGVFVAGCPPRDCAAREGPKWTDLRMFHDREAELQARVDRRRVCLTTAPAGLSDATLAEYRAFVAAVTALDGPEVEEDVDIRLLCEPLPAEVEA, from the coding sequence GTGATTCTCCGACACCTCGAACGCGCCACGCGCCGAAGCCTGCGCGTTGCCGACGCCGCCATGCACCGCGTCGCCGTCTGGCGACTCAATCCGCTGCACCAGAGCGGCACGATCGCCGCATACCTGCTCGCGGTGCTCACGGTCACGGGACTCTATCTCATCCTGTTCTATCGCGTCGGTGCGCCCGCGGCCTCCGTGCAGCGCATCGCTGCCGACCCGTGGCTCGGCAGTTGGATGCGCAGCGTGCATCGCTACGCCACCGATCTCTTCCTCGTGGCCGCGGTCATTCACGGGCTGCGCGTGTTTGGCCAAGCGCGCAGCTGGGGCCCGCGGGCCCGCGCGTGGATCTCCGGCGTCGCGCTGGTCGGCATCGGGCTCGCCTGCGCGTGGACGGGCTTCGTGATGGCGTGGGATTCCTTCGGACAGCGCGTGGCGCTGGCGGGTGCGCGGCTCTTCGATGTGCTGCCGGTGCTCTCCGAGCCCGTGAGCCGCATCTTCGCCGGCGACCGTGCGATGCCGTCGGCGTTCTTCTTCCTCAATCTGTTCGTTCACATCGGCCTGCCGCTGGGCATGGGCATCGGTCTGTGGCTGCATGTCTCGAAGGTCGCGCGCCCGATGCTCGCACCGCCCCGCGCGCTGCGTTGGGGCCTCGCGCTCGGACTCATTGCGCTGGCAGTCGCCATGCCCGCGCCGCTTGGGCCCGCGGCCGATGCGCTGCGTGTGCCCGCCACCACGCCGCTCAACTTCAGCACGGCGTGGTGGATCCCACTCGCCGAGTCGCGACCCCCGTTGCTCGTCTGGGGCGCAACGGTACTGCTGCTCGCGGTCGCGGTATCCGTCCCGTGGCTCACGCGCCGCCCACGCGAGGGTTCGTTCGCGCCGAGCGTGGTGGATCCGCGCCTCTGCACGGGCTGTGACCAGTGCACACAGGATTGCCCGTGGGGCGCGATCACGATGGTGCCGCGCACGGACAACCGGCCGACCCTCGTCGCGCTGGTGGATCCCGCCCTCTGCGTCAGTTGTGGCATCTGCGCGGCGTCCTGCGCGCCCATGGGTGTGGGCCCCGAAGGACGCACGGGTCGGCACCAACTGGTGGACGTTCGCAGCGCGCTGCTACCACAGCTCCGTGCGCTCGGCAACGGTCCCCGGATCGTTGCGGTGTACTGCGGACAGACCGACATGGCGCTGCGCGCGCACCTGCGACACGCCGGTGCGACGCTGCACGAGGTGCCGTGCATCGGCACCCTGCACACCTCGGTGATCGAGCTGTTGCTCCGGCAGGGCGCGGCCGGGGTGTTCGTCGCCGGCTGCCCACCGCGTGATTGCGCGGCGCGCGAGGGTCCCAAGTGGACCGACTTGCGGATGTTCCACGACCGGGAAGCCGAGTTGCAGGCCCGTGTGGATCGTCGGCGCGTCTGCCTCACGACGGCACCCGCCGGCCTCTCGGATGCGACGCTCGCCGAGTATCGCGCGTTTGTGGCCGCCGTGACGGCGCTCGATGGCCCTGAGGTGGAGGAGGACGTGGATATTCGCTTGCTGTGCGAGCCATTGCCGGCCGAGGTCGAGGCATGA
- a CDS encoding Rrf2 family transcriptional regulator — protein sequence MLNQSAEYAVRVAVRLAKLEPGVWAQANDLATDVDVPANYLSKLLHQLAAAGVLESRRGRGGGFRLGRAADALTLAEVVKPFDPPARYRGCLLGGGRCNAAAACEAHEAWKPIADRVLAFLHETTVARMAGREVPRPRTGSRGQRVPRARTKRRMNSADRA from the coding sequence ATGCTGAACCAAAGCGCCGAGTACGCGGTGCGCGTCGCCGTGCGGCTCGCCAAGCTGGAGCCCGGCGTCTGGGCACAGGCCAACGACCTCGCAACCGACGTGGACGTGCCGGCCAACTACCTCTCGAAGCTCCTGCACCAGCTTGCGGCAGCCGGCGTGCTCGAGTCGCGTCGCGGGCGAGGCGGCGGGTTCCGGCTCGGCCGGGCCGCCGACGCACTCACGCTCGCGGAAGTCGTGAAGCCGTTCGATCCGCCTGCCCGGTACCGAGGCTGCTTGCTCGGCGGCGGGCGCTGCAACGCCGCGGCCGCCTGCGAAGCGCATGAGGCCTGGAAGCCCATCGCGGATCGCGTGCTCGCCTTCTTGCACGAGACGACCGTCGCGCGGATGGCGGGCCGTGAGGTGCCGCGGCCGCGCACGGGCTCGCGCGGTCAGCGCGTGCCGAGGGCCCGCACCAAACGCCGCATGAACTCTGCGGACCGCGCGTAA
- a CDS encoding TraR/DksA C4-type zinc finger protein produces MMPTKLARPKPAARQPMDIAEAALELRREIARVERTVAAGETSDELEGLRLALQRLDDGTYGICEACARRIPVERLQIMPATRWCVQCAR; encoded by the coding sequence ATGATGCCGACGAAACTCGCACGCCCGAAGCCTGCGGCACGACAGCCGATGGACATTGCCGAAGCGGCGCTGGAACTGCGCCGCGAGATTGCGCGCGTCGAACGCACGGTCGCCGCCGGAGAGACCAGCGACGAGCTCGAAGGGCTACGGCTTGCGCTGCAGCGCCTTGATGACGGTACGTACGGCATCTGCGAGGCCTGCGCCCGGCGCATTCCCGTCGAGCGGTTGCAGATCATGCCGGCGACACGCTGGTGTGTGCAGTGCGCGCGCTAG